One Mustelus asterias chromosome 12, sMusAst1.hap1.1, whole genome shotgun sequence genomic region harbors:
- the LOC144501919 gene encoding fibrinogen-like protein 1-like protein — translation MATKMGCVLTAIIFLAMGAVNCEEEIANVHMLSTEERATRGLPSKPKYGYPKDCSGVRGRSGLHVIKPYRSPLLVVYCDMKTDGGGWTMIQRNNKGSKITWTEYWTAYKYGFGNILREHWLGNEYIYKIISQGNYKIKFLLRDRHNRARVANYDSFAVGNEINGYSLSLGRYTGNAGNAMIGTLKTGVHDNMKFSTFDRDQDLSRSNCARSSGGGFWFNSCYRVNLNTKRSIYWYGLCSHGNCRSSQILIKPNNVCRRVY, via the exons ATGGCAACCAAAATGG GTTGTGTTTTGACTGCAATCATTTTTCTTGCAATGGGTGccgtaaactgtgaagaggaaatTGCGAACGTGCACATGTTAAGCACTGAGGAACGGGCCACCAGAGGTCTCCCATCAAAACCTAAATATG GTTATCCCAAGGATTGCAGTGGTGTCAGGGGTAGAAGTGGACTTCACGTCATCAAGCCTTACAGATCCCCCCTACTTGTTGTGTATTGCGACATGAAGacagatggtggtggatggaccaTGATTCAAAGGAACAATAAGGGTTCGAAAATTACCTGGACAGAATACTGGACAGCCTACAAGTACGGATTTGGCAATATCCTTCGGGAACACTGGCTGGGAAATGAATATATTTATAAGATCATAAGTCAGGGAAATTACAAAATAAAGTTCTTGTTGAGGGATAGACACAATAGAGCACGTGTTGCTAATTATGACTCATTCGCTGTCGGGAATGAAATAAATGGTTACAGTTTGAGTTTGGGTAGATACACAGGAAATGCAGGCAATGCTATGATCGGAACTCTGAAGACCGGAGTACATGATAACATGAAGTTTTCAACATTTGACCGAGACCAGGATTTGTCAAGGTCAAACTGTGCACGAAGTTCTGGGGGCGGCTTCTGGTTTAATAGCTGTTACAGGGTTAACTTAAATACAAAGAGATCAATCTACTGGTATGGCTTGTGCAGCCATGGCAACTGCAggtcttctcagattctgatcaaaccTAACAATGTGTGTAGGCGGGTATATTAA